A stretch of the Azorhizobium caulinodans ORS 571 genome encodes the following:
- a CDS encoding RidA family protein, with amino-acid sequence MSQSVEQKLAELGITLPTPTAPLANYVPSVRTGNLLFISGQVSIDGAGKLSTGKLGAGLDVDAGRAAARLCGINLIAQMKVALGDLDKVVRIVKLVGFVNSAPDFVDHPKVINGCSDLFVEVFGDKGRHARSAVGIAALPFDAAVEVEAIVEVA; translated from the coding sequence ATGTCGCAAAGCGTTGAACAGAAACTGGCGGAACTCGGCATCACCCTGCCGACCCCCACCGCGCCGCTCGCCAATTATGTGCCGTCCGTGCGCACCGGCAACCTGCTCTTCATTTCCGGCCAGGTCTCCATCGACGGCGCCGGCAAGCTGTCCACCGGCAAGCTCGGTGCCGGCCTCGACGTGGATGCCGGCCGCGCGGCCGCGCGCCTGTGCGGCATCAACCTCATCGCCCAGATGAAGGTGGCCCTCGGCGACCTCGACAAGGTGGTGCGCATCGTGAAGCTGGTCGGCTTCGTGAACTCGGCTCCCGACTTCGTGGACCACCCCAAGGTCATCAACGGCTGCTCGGACCTGTTCGTGGAAGTGTTCGGCGACAAGGGCCGCCACGCCCGCTCGGCGGTCGGCATCGCCGCTTTGCCCTTCGATGCGGCGGTGGAAGTGGAAGCCATCGTGGAAGTGGCCTGA